Proteins from a single region of Nitrospinaceae bacterium:
- the glnA gene encoding type I glutamate--ammonia ligase — MATKPKKASSKGEGGNAVAKVLKMAKDAGAKIVDYRFTDMPGMWQHFSSPIGTLDTDTFEEGVGFDGSSIRGFQAIDESDMLLIPDPTTAFMDPFLEIPTLVLICDIKDPITLELYNRDPRNIAMKAERYLNSTGIGDVAYFGPEAEFFVFDDVRFNQAENHAFYEVDSVEAAWNTGTDEGPNLGHKLRYKEGYFPTPPSDTLQDIRSEMMLTMLDIGIETEVHHHEVASAGQSEIDIHFDKLLTTADKMMKYKYIVKNVARRHGKTATFMPKPVFMDNGTGMHTHQSIWKKGKNQFFQLGTYGDLSQTALYYIGGLLHHAPALVALTNPTTNSYRRLVPGYEAPINLMYSCRNRSACVRIPMYSHSENAKRVELRIPDPSCNPYLAFSAMLMAGLDGVQNKILPPEPVDKNLYDLEPEEKAGVKQTPGSLPEALDALEADHDFLLKGDVFTKDMVENWIAYKREEEVDAIRLRPHPYEFTLYYDI, encoded by the coding sequence ATGGCAACGAAACCGAAAAAAGCTTCTTCCAAAGGAGAGGGCGGAAACGCTGTCGCCAAAGTTCTCAAAATGGCCAAAGATGCCGGGGCCAAAATTGTAGACTACCGCTTCACCGACATGCCCGGCATGTGGCAGCATTTCTCCTCACCGATTGGCACACTTGATACCGACACGTTTGAGGAGGGAGTGGGCTTCGATGGGTCGAGTATTCGTGGATTCCAGGCAATCGATGAGAGCGATATGCTCCTCATACCCGATCCGACCACGGCGTTTATGGACCCGTTTTTGGAGATACCCACCCTCGTTTTGATCTGCGACATTAAAGATCCGATCACGCTGGAACTATACAACCGAGATCCGCGCAACATTGCGATGAAGGCCGAGCGCTATTTGAACTCAACCGGTATCGGTGACGTAGCTTATTTCGGTCCCGAGGCGGAGTTTTTTGTTTTTGATGATGTACGCTTCAATCAGGCGGAGAATCATGCCTTCTACGAGGTGGATTCCGTCGAGGCAGCCTGGAACACAGGCACTGACGAGGGCCCCAATCTTGGTCATAAGCTTCGTTATAAAGAGGGGTATTTCCCCACTCCGCCATCGGATACGCTACAGGACATTCGTTCCGAGATGATGCTCACCATGTTGGACATCGGTATTGAAACCGAGGTGCACCATCACGAAGTAGCCAGCGCCGGGCAGAGCGAAATCGATATCCACTTCGATAAGCTTTTGACCACAGCCGATAAGATGATGAAGTACAAATATATCGTGAAAAATGTTGCCCGTCGGCACGGAAAGACGGCGACCTTCATGCCCAAACCCGTGTTTATGGACAACGGAACGGGCATGCACACCCATCAGAGTATTTGGAAGAAGGGGAAGAATCAATTCTTCCAGCTGGGAACATACGGCGATCTTAGCCAGACGGCCCTTTACTACATTGGTGGTCTCCTGCACCACGCCCCGGCCTTGGTTGCGCTAACCAATCCGACAACGAACAGCTACCGCAGGCTCGTGCCGGGCTATGAGGCGCCGATTAACCTCATGTATAGCTGCCGTAACAGAAGCGCTTGCGTGCGTATTCCGATGTACTCGCACAGCGAGAATGCAAAGCGGGTCGAGCTTCGAATCCCAGACCCTTCGTGTAATCCTTATCTGGCGTTCTCGGCCATGCTCATGGCTGGCCTTGACGGCGTGCAGAATAAAATTCTGCCCCCCGAGCCGGTGGACAAAAACCTCTACGACCTCGAGCCCGAGGAGAAGGCTGGTGTTAAGCAGACGCCGGGAAGCCTACCCGAGGCGCTCGATGCGCTTGAGGCGGACCATGACTTCCTTCTCAAGGGCGATGTATTCACGAAGGATATGGTCGAGAACTGGATTGCGTACAAGCGTGAGGAAGAAGTGGACGCCATTCGGCTTCGCCCGCATCCTTATGAGTTCACTCTGTACTATGACATTTAG